A single region of the Syngnathus acus chromosome 6, fSynAcu1.2, whole genome shotgun sequence genome encodes:
- the LOC119124360 gene encoding uncharacterized protein LOC119124360, with protein sequence MAALLGLIWISFLLLVCFGLSSQNGFKVDASTSYPRVLDRQNQDSVAPNYKRGNNQHQDLVPPNNELDESAPQPRHQHRDSGFQHPFNLLVQEHTKDRAVEGISFPDINNLNQFIETLKSSFLTPGKDLAHFQTARRMMMMNEIAGRRSAKEENVDDEGTKGNKVWSEGLISGYGQRGQDVGYPAVAPSVSVPGPKTSMRRYFPRKHKSSNNYGSSSPSYHQADFSNAKTGGDWLKNNQFPKKSQFSSNSLDEQVAPHSPNPLNGHHVASEKAKGSSIKRFKKPQLQDKVGPSQQGSYGKSAYVKASRVPFASWLFIPEGQSKQTVQNTAAKDSYNVNLSPSDQKSVNVLVQNPRGGRHHFLRKPVNSNRMFSKLPLNSPLDSLVRHHPAPLSVHRPNLAEQTPDIHNQQSHERLERIPNTISQRLDSVASRRSYPKPNMNAYWMRAMQPKMAQTNGIYRLPSLQRPTRIFHQGLPVYRGPRKAIPQGKKYGFQSRSSYERTNVAHSRSQYTPRKRVFMRAQSAQEPWIRKQRTFTSSRRMKL encoded by the exons ATGGCTGCTCTGTTAGG GCTTATTTGGATTTCCTTTCTGTTGTTGGTCTGCTTTGGTCTTTCTTCTCAAAATG GTTTCAAGGTAGATGCATCAACTAGCTACCCAAGGGTACTTGATCGACAAAATCAGGACTCTGTTGCTCCAAACTACAAAAGAGGAAATAATCAGCACCAGGACTTAGTTCCCCCAAACAATGAGCTGGATGAGAGCGCGCCTCAGCCTCGACATCAGCATCGGGACTCTGGATTTCAGCATCCGTTTAATCTTTTAGTACAGGAGCATACCAAAGACAGAGCTGTGGAGGGGATCAGTTTTCCAGACATCAACAATCTCAACCAGTTTATAGAAACTTTGAAAAGTTCTTTCTTGACTCCCGGTAAGGACTTGGCACATTTTCAAACGGCAAGacggatgatgatgatgaatgaaaTAGCTGGAAGACGCTCTGCTAAAGAAGAGAATGTAGATGATGAAGGCACTAAAGGCAACAAAGTGTGGAGTGAAGGCTTAATTTCAGGGTATGGACAACGTGGGCAGGATGTCGGCTATCCTGCCGTGGCTCCAAGCGTCTCTGTACCTGGTCCTAAAACCTCCATGAGGAGATACTTTCCCAGGAAGCACAAGAGCTCCAACAACTATGGAAGCTCTAGTCCAAGCTATCACCAAGCAGATTTTTCTAATGCCAAAACTGGAGGTGATTGgttgaaaaacaaccaatttcCTAAAAAATCTCAGTTTTCCTCAAACTCGTTAGATGAACAGGTTGCTCCCCATAGTCCAAATCCTCTCAACGGCCACCATGTAGCAAGTGAGAAAGCCAAAGGAAGTTCAATCAAGAGGTTTAAGAAGCCACAGCTTCAAGACAAAGTTGGACCTTCTCAACAAGGTTCTTACGGGAAAAGTGCCTATGTCAAAGCATCACGAGTGCCTTTTGCATCGTGGCTGTTTATTCCGGAAGGACAATCCAAGCAAACGGTGCAAAATACTGCAGCAAAAGACTCTTACAATGTAAACCTCAGCCCCAGTGACCAGAAATCTGTAAACGTGCTAGTCCAGAATCCCAGAGGTGGTAGACATCACTTTCTACGCAAGCCAGTCAACTCAAACCGTATGTTTTCCAAACTGCCTTTAAATTCCCCTCTTGACAGTCTTGTCCGACACCATCCGGCTCCTCTCAGTGTCCACAGACCAAATCTCGCAGAGCAAACGCCGGACATTCATAATCAACAATCACACGAAAGGCTCGAGCGTATCCCCAATACTATTTCTCAAAGGTTGGATTCAGTTGCATCCAGGAGGAGTTACCCCAAGCCCAATATGAATGCCTACTGGATGCGTGCCATGCAACCGAAAATGGCTCAGACAAACGGGATCTATCGACTCCCTAGTTTGCAGCGGCCGACAAGGATATTCCATCAAGGGCTTCCTGTTTACAGAGGCCCAAGGAAGGCGATACCACAAGGGAAAAAATATGGCTTCCAGTCCAGAAGCAGCTATGAAAGGACTAACGTAGCTCACTCCAGGAGCCAGTACACACCACGTAAAAGAGTGTTTATGAGAGCCCAGAGCGCTCAAGAGCCATGGATTCGTAAACAGCGCACCTTTACAAGCAGCAGACGAATGAAGCTATAA
- the armc10 gene encoding armadillo repeat-containing protein 10 yields MGDGGSSITSRIGSMKTLLGIVAGAGASYGIYKLLTEGSFRRSKKSVGNEGPASRSSQGSSRPDSLLAKVSGLDLVSPQSERTDDATGDIIHQSAGNLEPQHLKMLLTCLQTSNSVSDRCRLLLTLGNAAAFTVNQNVIRECEGIPIICGFLSDPAPEVKVQTLNALNNLCMNIPNQEQVKVYVPQVLELIEMAAVNSDVQLAALRLLTNLSVTEKHQHLLKDSVTLLLSLLVVGDVTLQVQTLKVLVNLSSNPDMMDDIVQAQAPASVILLFDVQTSTEVLLRLVTFVGNLKSWRPSVQVAEELRCKRDCLFRVMLDELSGLHGRLVQLLSHPDREIQAQVARILT; encoded by the exons ATGGGCGACGGTGGCAGCAGTATTACGTCAAGAATTGGCAGCATGAAGACTTTGCTTGGAATAGTCGCCGGTGCGGGGGCCTCTTACGGAATTTACAAACTCTTAACCGAGGGAAGCTTTAGGAGATCTAAGAAAAGCGTGGGCAATGAAGGTCCCGCTTCAAGGAGCAGTCAAGGTAGCTCTCGGCCGGACAGCCTGTTGGCCAAAGTGTCTGGACTGGACCTTGTGTCCCCCCAAAGTGAGAGAACGGATGATGCGACGG GTGACATCATCCATCAGTCAGCTGGCAACCTTGAGCCACAGCACCTGAAAATGCTGCTGACATGTCTCCAGACGAGCAATAGTGTATCAGACAGGTGTCGTCTCTTGCTCACTTTAGGAAATGCTGCTGCTTTTACTGTCAATCAG AATGTTATACGTGAATGTGAAGGGATTCCTATCATATGTGGCTTCCTGTCTGACCCTGCACCAGAGGTTAAAGTGCAGACTCTGAATGCTTTAAATAATCTCTGCATGAACATCCCAAACCAGGAACAGGTGAAG gtctaCGTGCCACAAGTTCTGGAGTTGATCGAGATGGCTGCAGTGAACTCTGATGTCCAGCTAGCTGCTCTCAGGCTGCTGACCAACCTTTCAGTCACggaaaaacatcaacatcTTCTCAAGGATTCTGTGACACTTCTACTCTCTCTGCTGGTGGTGGGCGACGTGACGTTACAG GTTCAGACCTTGAAGGTTCTTGTGAACTTGTCATCTAATCCAGACATGATGGATGATATTGTTCAGGCTCAG GCTCCGGCTTCTGTCATACTGCTATTTGACGTGCAAACGTCAACCGAGGTGCTTCTGCGGCTGGTGACTTTCGTGGGCAACTTGAAGTCCTGGAGGCCTTCGGTGCAGGTGGCCGAGGAGCTGAGGTGCAAACGCGACTGCCTCTTCCGCGTCATGCTGGACGAGTTGTCTGGGCTCCACGGCCGATTGGTCCAGTTGCTGTCACATCCCGACAGGGAGATTCAAGCGCAGGTGGCCCGTATATTGACATAG